In the genome of Natronorubrum sediminis, one region contains:
- a CDS encoding DUF7511 domain-containing protein has translation MTVNEAAGPDDGRSQGVPLELLTEDEESWTAVPADASGDDRVSKWLSIDGDALCDLEAWR, from the coding sequence ATGACGGTGAACGAGGCTGCGGGTCCCGACGATGGTCGATCGCAGGGCGTACCACTCGAGTTGCTCACCGAAGACGAAGAAAGCTGGACTGCCGTCCCCGCCGATGCGTCCGGCGACGACAGGGTGAGCAAGTGGCTCTCGATCGATGGTGACGCACTCTGTGATCTCGAGGCGTGGCGATAG